gtctatttttttaaataactctctatctatattacaattacaaacaattacttttatgtttttatacactttttgttttgaacattgttttgaataacttttttcgcgaaaccgttttttacaattccactctgcggagaacgcatactgaatgaatacgtgcacaactcataacagaaaatgtaactgtaagcttgcagaacatataagtctacataatgcatgaaagggttaagtataaaaacagataaaacgaataaataaattaaaaggcaTAACATTCGAAGACTCGAACAATTCGCTAATTCGAACAAGTAGGTTTTCATTAGTTCGAGTTTTCGCGAAAGCACTGTatttatatcatataaaaagttatataaaaatatgagaaagttccatttatttatattgcttGTTGCTATTACTCTACACATGACGTATCGTAAAATATGAtagcaaattttataaattagtgcaaaaaaattttttgttaaaatctaatttaatttgttaaagaGATTGTGAATTGTTAATATTCTGATaaattgtttatacatattcagaaaataatattattttaaagataaatttttaactgtttcggtattgaaaatgaatttaaaaacgtATTAAACCATTGGTGTTAACTTCCTATCATTCAATCAGCTATTTTGTATTTCCTCTAAGAAGATTCAGAGAATACAACATTAGGCCCTTAAACTCACTACCGAttttagctttttttttaaagaaatatcagTAAAAATTTTTTAGATTGAGTGACCATCTATTCAATAAATCTGATTCCCGTACTTCTATTAGATTTAGTGCAAAAAGAACATATTATTAACGAATCATAGCCGAAGCTATAAGTAGTGGAAATACGTAAATTTAGTGTAGAAACAGTTATTGCGatgaacatttttcaaaaacaaaaaaaaaatatctttgaaagtttaatatttgctgtcttgcaattttttgtcgtttttatattctcctttgtcatgtttatattttcaaattgaattccAAATACTTCcttaaaatatcctttaaattcCTTTTTTAAAAAAGCAGCTGTTTAGGATTTATTATAGAGTTCCGTTCAATAACTTGAATGCTCAATTGAACAAACTGTGAAGCACAAAGGGACATACAAATGTGTatcaaaatgcaaaatattatatagacTTAAAAatgtacatgtatttatatatgactggaattaatttttataacataataTTGCTTAGTtaataacataaattaaatatgaattttggaTTTCTTAaggaaactaaattttatttccaaatttatttttatattcttgttgtaacacattttttttgcatacgTTATTTATGATAAGAAGCGTTTAAGCAAAACTACTTTAGCAACAAGCCAAACTTTATAATTATATCAGGGCTAGAAAACTTCCCTTCAGTTTTGCCTAGTAAATTTAGACTAGTTTCAGAAGCAAATCAATTTGATATATTATAACTATATCGGAGCTAATAGTAAACTTATTCTAATTTTgtctactaaattttattttgatatatttctgtactcttgaattatttattgtacagaggtagtcaaaattatttacacatcgaacgttttttttacatgtttcacataaaaggcttttgcttgttgttgtcgttgtcgcagagtaatgctatgttgttggaaaccttgatctattcctaagCGAATGATGCCAGTTTGGTGAGAATaactagaaatatggcggagaaataagcaaatgaactgaggactcgcagtagtcaaaagtatttacacacattttttttgcgtcaaaagtatttacacacggcgatttatcctttgatttggtttgagcaagagTAGTGATTGAATTctatttcatttaaaacaaactaaatcagccttaaaatttaaaattggtgaataaaatgccgaaaccaaaggaattatggattataactagatcggagactgttactaagtttaagactggtgtttcggcttcggaaatttatagaatttaaaggaatactgtttatactgaaggagacgaacaattgcaaggatactttaaagagaattgggcagaaacctgtgataactccaaGATAATGgggaagattagtaggaactgtcatacaaaaaaCCACAATtaagtcctgttaatattgcaacagcatcgaatcagcatattgcatgaacagtcaatgatgctacactgctcaggaccttaaaaaagttaacataaatgcctacgttgtgcataaagtagtcaatatttccgaaaccaaaaaagcgatattcCTCTCTTTTGCCTTaaattgcatcctaaagcctgtagtgggcaaataaattattaattattagttcGAGGACTTCTTTAGTAAACCCTTTATCCATTTACCACCTGAgaacgtgagaagaagaataatgcagtttagacgctaaatagagccGGAGgtgatattatgattttttggggaagttttccttacttaagttttggagatttggtactaatttaggtaCCCCAAATCATCcgaatatatcagaattcacatgaccatgccattgtagtggttagtcggccttttccaactattgtctacattttacaacaggacaatgctccatttcacaAAGCATCGTTACCAACAAAATCGTGAAgcaatcaagttgacctccggaGAGCCTCGAcctaaacatttttgaaaatatttgggtttcgttaaatatccgaggacaattgatataataaccgaaaacgctaaattaccgacatttggtctaaattaacagttaacttagcgcacaattgtgttaaatcaattcggaccataaagcaggctgttattgatgccaatggtaatgcaaccaattatgaatttatcgccttagaatagctacttagactaaacattaaaattaaaaaaattatcatttaaaaataacaggataatccatttcaagttgtgtgtaaatacttttgacgcaaaaaaatttacaacaacatagcattttgttgccctgtgtaaaaaaacgttcgatatgtaaataattttcactatCTCTATTCCAAATTTCTATATGAAAACTATCCAAATTGTGGATTACGACTGTTGATGTTTGTCTTTTTCAGTTTATAAACCGTAATACCGTTTCGGGATTCTGGAGATGGACTGATGGTCCCAGGCACGCATATTAGTTAAATTCTCACATGTTTTATAACAATTGGATGTTTGATCCACGGACGGTCGAACCGATATACATTAATTCATGTATTTCTAAATTTAGCCATAAACATTTGATCGTATACATACAACTCAGTACCTATCACCGTTATTTTATGCAGATAAATGTTAACACTTTTGCAGCAGATTAACATTATAAGTTACAAACAAATGTGTCAATAAGAAacctacaaataaattcaagtacTTTAGACAGCTGTCATACTTTGTGTTATTGGtctttaatttacaatattaaaaatatagtaattttcaacacatAAATGTTTTCACATACCAGGTAAATGTTGGGTAGTTTGCGGAACGCTACTTTGGCGTTGCAttcgttgcatttgttgttgctggaatACATTTGAGCTAGATCCCCCATATGGTGACTGTGGAGACGGAGAATTTGATGTACCTCCAAAACCACTAGATTCACCTCCTTGAAAAGAATTTTGCCTCTGCAGACTGACATTGGTGCCGATATTACTAGCAACTGCATTACCAGATACACCACCTCCGTTAGGAGAGTTGAGACTTCGCCGCTGATTTTGATACGGACGTGTTGTATAAGAACTAACTCCCTGCTAAagtaatgaaaaaacaaaaacagaaaaattttaaaatttccttcaaagaaaaattgtttacaCTAACTTGCAATTGCGCGCTTAACATAggattgtgttgttgtaatgagTGACTGCGTTGAGTTGTCAAATTTCCACTTAGCTGCACACTTGCCGTACTGACATTACCACCAGCATTCCATTGTTGTGATGACGTATTCGGCATGCCAGTTTGCGATTGTACATTACCTGGGCCCCCAGTAAAAGGCGGTTGGCGTGGTGATAGCTGCGGAGCGACATTAGCGTTTGCGGCTTGGGCAGCCTGAAACGAcatctgttgttgctgctgggcattcacttgttgttgttgttgtgaaatatgATGTTGATGATGGGGCGATAGACGTTGTCCGCTCTGTGAAAATTGCGATGCATAACCTTAGAAAGTATACgagaaaaatgtaagaaaaaaatcttatatttatttgttggtaACAGACCTGCATTAGATTGTGGACTGAAGGGTGCATTACGTTGACCTGgacttaattgttgttgttgaagtaaATTCTGTGCAAAATTCGGACTCAGTTGAGAATCGGGCGGCAAGTTGGTACGAGACAAAGCAACATTTGGAGCTACTGTATTATTCAACAGTGAACCAATGTTGTTGATGTTTGGATTTAGACCTATGAGACACAAATAGTggtcaaataacaataaaaacatatttattctttttacatacataactgATCTGTGCGCGCTGTTGCACTCTCAGGAACCAAaagttgctgcttttgttgttgctgtagaagacgttctttttgttgttgctgctgttgctgctgttgacgAATTCGGTACTGCTGATGTGCTGGCAAAACAGAACCTCCAGGTGTAGTAACGGCATTCATTGGGCCCCGGTTACGCGACGCCGAATACATAGGTGGCGGACGTTGGAAGCTTTGATTGGCGTTAACACGTAGTACCTCCAACATTTGTTGTACCTGAGTTGACTGTTGATTGCCACCAATGGCAGCTTGTTGCCTTTGGAGCATTTGTAGATGATGCTGCAGCTggagttggtgttgttgctgtgacAAACCCGATCCAGTGCCCCCTCCACTGCCACCACCCATTACGTTGCCGGGATAGGCCGGCGGTTGTGGctgttgttgatgatgttgttgctgttgcagttgAGATGTCTCAACCATCAATGAATTTTGAATAGCATTAATAGCCATGCGCTCATTAATCTCTTGCTGTGTTAATCCAGACAAGGCAGTAGGAGTAGGTGCTGATACAAAGGGTCCATCGTCTGAAACGTAATCCATAACGCTATCCAAAATCTTAGACAATTCTGAATCGCCATCGGCGCCGCTAGGGCCGGCTAATTGGGAGCTCGCTTGTGATGTCACAATCGATGCTGTGACGTTGGCTGTCCCTGAGGTAGCTGTGGTATTATGTAGAGATGTTCCGAAGGCGTCTGATGAAGCAAAGTTTATTGGCGGTTGAGATAGTTGAGTTGGCTGCTGATGTGAAGGGCGCTGAATGTTACCtaaacactgttgttgttgttgttgttgttgtagatggagttgttgctgatgttgcaGCGTGAGGTAGGTATCGGAATATTGTTTACGTATACTACTACTCCGTCCAACACCACCGACGGAATTGCCAGCACTTATCGATGATGTCGTTGTCATTGTGCCACTTTTTGGAGGCATGCCGCCTAGGCTATTTGGTGCTGAAACACTCATGACACCGAGGGCCGAATTGCCGCGGCTTGCTGATGGTGCAATGTCAGGTATAGTTTTGACTTGAGGTGGTACAGTTACTATGGGGTTCTTTGGCGGATTTTCTAACAGCGAAGCAAGCATTTTATTGCTTTCACGCAGCTTGGATGGACGGTCACTCTCACGTTTTGCTAATATGCCATCATCCGGTTCATTGAGTGAACGCTTGCGAGTTGTTGGGTCACCTTGGTACTTTAAACTTTTAAGTAAATCCTCTTGCGACATGTCCTTGGAGTGATGTTGTCCGTGACTATGACCATGTGAATGACTAAAGTGACCATCGTCTTTTTGTAATTGACGCATTAATTCACTCTGTCGACCAAGGGAAGGTCCTTTGCCATCATCATCCTCCGATTTCTCGTTAAGCAActgtataaaatacatataggaAAATATCTGTGTATTCTACTTCAAGTACATGAGTGTACTCAAATATTTGTGCAGATAAAAAGTAAAGATAAGTGTATGGTTTAAGGGGATGGTGGGGCCTTACTTACCGACAGTAACATGGGATTGCTGGAGTTCGAAGATTTTGGTAATGCACCACCACCAAATAGGCGCGCATTCGTTATACCAGCAGCGCCCATTTTGAACATTCCGGACGAACCCCTGTTGCTACCGCCGGCACCTCCACCATCCTTATCTTCGTCGGAATTGAGTAGACCCTGATTGTAAAACTTTCGGGAGATCAAAAACATAGCATAAATAATGTACGTACATATCGATACCTCTTTAAAAACCATTTACTGTTGAGTGAAGGCTTATATAACTAATATATATCTAATCTCACCTTATGCCGTAGGTTAAGGTGATCCTTATCACCATCGCCCGTGTTCATTCCTGAGGTCATTGAATGCGATTTATTCGTCAATAAATGCCGTAAACGCTCTGACTCCGGTTGAGGTGGATTGGGCTGTGCAGATACTTGACTCATATTAGTCACAGTGGTTAGTAATGGCGGGCCACCATTTGGTAAATTTGCACTGCCGCTTAACGCACCACTAGAACTACCTGGAGGTCCTGAATTATTGCCACTCATGCTGCCACTGCTGTTTATGCCAGCGTTCATGTGTTCTTTATCATTATTCTTATCACTTGTCTCGAACGTCGGGAAGCCAAAACCAAACGGACCTCCACTAACGCCGGGGCCAGCAGACGACGGCTGACTTGTATTTGACTGAGGTGAAGGCAAGCTTGCAGCTGAGTGTGACGACAGTTGATATGGCGTCGATGGTGAAGCACATACTGCCGGACTGAATCCATGTCCCGCTGAAGGTGGACGCGGAGTGCTTACCGGAGTAGTAACAGAAGCACGAGAATTTGGACGCGAATCCGTCCAACCAGTGGCGTCCATTTCAAAACTGGAATGTGCCAAGTCAAAATCAAAGGGGTCGGAGCTATAGAAAATCGTTGCTTCGGGGCCAGCAGGCGATGCAGTAAAAGAATTTACTAAGGTGGAATTATTCGAAGTCGATGCCGAAGTAGCTACAGCAGGATTGTTACGCTGTGTACCACCTCCGGTACCATTGATAACAGCTGAAGTCATTAGTGGTCCACCCACATTAGTAGTTTGGGTGCTATGTGGTGGCATGCCACCACCTCCAACTAGTCCACCTAGCATGTGGGCTCCGCTACTTACACTTGCTAATGCTGAGGCTGACGATGAGGAGCACGATGAATTGTTATTAACAAGTGAGTCCAAGGGGAGAGAAAGTGGCGAAACTAATGATGGAGTGGGCGACATTGTAGACAAACTGCTAGATGGCATTATGTTACTGTTACCGATACTTCCGATGTTCAAACCTCCAATACCTCCCCCGCCTATATCATTATCCGTATTAAGTATTGTTTGCAGTGACATAATATAATCACCCTCAGTTTGCGACTGATTTAAAAAAAGTCGTGAATTAGCCTTAACATGAACATAAACGTCGGGTGCACCGAAACGTAATCTAAATGGACGTGACATAACGTTCGCAATGGGAGGATTAATTAGTGTAGCAGGCGTTCCACCGGGTGAGTGTGCCGCCGGCGAATTCATCAAATGGACTGATGCAGCTGACTCTTGAACCTCGCGTAAATGTGATTTCAGAGCATTTAAATCTTGGGGATGACAAAGATCCTGCAAGAGTCGTCCCAACCAGCTACTCAAATGTTGACGATAGGGTTCACGAAGTGCGGTTGCATCCAAATTGAGTATCTTGCCGTGTACGTCGAGTTTAAAAGTTAAATGCTCAATCGCCTGAGGTTGTACATGTTGAATTGCTGGCTCATCCTCAGGACGGGTGATCAAACACAATATGGAGGACGTTGTATCTCCGTCgtctaaaatttatataattagcaAACGCAATATCATAAACAATAAACACCTTACCTTTCATCGGTGTTGCAAGCAACATAACTTCCTCATATTTCTCTGGGTGTATCTGTTGTCCAACAGTTTTCTGATCCAAAGGGTCGTTTTGGTGCGACATGGATGTTTGAGTAGCGGACCGCAAATCTTTGACCAACATTCGCACTTTAGCtgctatatttcttttaattttagcaCTTCCTGGACCTAACGAGGCTGTTGAATGTTGCGAATTTGTACCACTATCTTCCAAATCATTCCAGCCACTTTGGCTACCACTGCCACAACCAATATCTCCAGTTCCATTTCCGCTAACACCATACggcatattatttataattggaTCTAATTTCGCATGATCGCCAGAGTGCAGGTATTGATATAGTGGCTTACGATATAGTTCCTGTTTGTCATAGCCGATTAGTTCACGTATATTCTGCGTACACGACTCAATTATCCCGTCCGCAGTGACTTGTAAAAGTACCCAATCGACTGATGAGAGGTAATGTTCCAAGGCTTCAAAATAGGCAGATATTTCGGGCACTTGACCGTTAAGCAACGATGGCTCTGGGAGTGGAGGTTCGGTCGATGAAACGTCGCCTTGCTGTACTGGATGTATAGAACAATTGTCAGTTGCACATCGTAAACAACGTGTGGATGCTGTATTATTTCGATTATCGTTGCTTTTTGAAGTTGaattgctattattgttattaggTGTCGTCGAATTGAGAGCTGAAGGAGCAGTAGTTGACGTTGCAGAAGAAATATCACGGCTTTGGCCTTTGTCGCAAAACTCTCGATACTGAAAAGATAGAAATAATTATTAGCCAACGAAggaattaattgatttaatctTACTATTTACAACACATAATTTCtactttatgaaaatatttatattaaaggaTTCACAAAGCTGCTATGccatacatgtatgtgtatgtaaattaaatgaatacatatatataaaaggtTAGTGTTTACTTCAATAATTGATTATTGTGAATCCATATCTACCatctctgtatatgtatatggatctTCAGCTTTATACTGTTTACATTTGAAAACGTATgtaagtaaatgtatttatacaaagaTTATCTGACTATTTATTTATGGAGTGTGTATTGATATTAAACATCAAGAGTTAAGCTTTCATgtgttaaaatatatgaaagtatGAAATCCTTTCATTCCTTCCGGAGAAACGCCACTGTTGAGAACAAAAATTACGATTTTAGACTTTGCCTGGGCCACGAGTTGCAAACACACTTAATTACGAAAAACTTGTTACTATTTGCAAAAATAGGTAAGAGCAACTCCAGTTATGGAAACCTTTggttatagaaattaaaagaaaattaaagaattttataattgtttttgtttagccacttttTAGGCCAATATCTACAAAGTTTGCTTTCTTACTATATATGCCGCTGCAACCTCTCAACGATTTCGAACCTCTACAAcgaatgaattaaaattttatagtatgcaagaaaaagagaaaatcgCACATTgtgaaaacgaaaaatattgcaCCGATCAACGcaatcataacaaaaacaaataaagaatcgGCATGTACACAAGAACAAACGAAACGAAATAAGAGAAGATTTAAAACATAATAGCGTTTGGGAGTGCGAATGTTAAACTAAAGCAAAGCGGGATCTACCTTACGAAGCTCCACTACCAaagaaaaaacgcaaaaattaaACCCACATAAGCGAtatctttacaaaaacaactgttGAAACAACGATCAATCGCAAACTGGGTACGACGAAATACATTCAATGCTGACGATACAACACAACGATGGCGACAACTTTGACAATGAGTACTCGTATTCACGAAGTAAAGGTAATTAATGTGTACATATTACACCACTACAAACGTATGTATATGAGGTTATTTAGGAAACTAAAAACAGATAGGAAGAGAATTAAACGGTTGGATATTGAGTATTAcgcttattattttttgataattttccatatttaaaaagcatttaaacacattttaacGTTAAACAATTATGCATATATAACGAAAGAGTGGCtttcaataaaactaaaaaacattattttcatgacACAATATCACCCTAGTCGACAGAGATTTCTTAATCATTATTTGTTTTGCATCTTTTCTCATCattcactaacaacaacaacaaacattacgTAATGATGTCATATTCAACCATACGAGCTTCCAAATAATTgttcatattatattatattaacttgCCCAACCAGAGCGATAACGATCATGGTGTTTAGTTAGGTAGCCGGTCATTTCACAGACTATGGATGAGACAAAAGAGCTTTTATGGATAAAGCTTCCGCACCGGCTACCGTTCAACTGAAAGAGGAAAAAAGAATACGCAgaactatatacataagtgcGATTCATGCTCATATAACAACATACTCAAAATTATAGAGTAGTAAATTGTTATTATATCGAATGATGtacaaatgaaaatacaagtacgaacatttattcatatatagatattataaaCTGCATATCAATTTTACGATGGTAAAAAAGTGCATACTCAGCGCATACAGCAAAAATCTACAATCCGAATAAATGCTAATGAGCACGAACATTTAATTAAAGTATCTAAAACATACACAACAATAATACCAAAAGAAGAAACGCTAACAGAAACACTCTTGCACCTTTAAAAACTCACAATAAGCCTAGTCGAAAGAACATAGCTATACATGTACATAGTTCGTTGatctgtttgttttgttgttttcggtTTGAATAAGTATTTTTAAGTTTCCTTTATTATATTCTTCGCCTATTATATTTTGCACTGTTGTTACAAACTTTTAAATTTGCCAAAGAGGAAGAGAGAATAAATATAGCACATGTTCAGAAGTATAAAAAGTACATACAgccatgtgaaaaataatagggacactTACTTGAAAAcaggttaaaaataaaatttaaaaattatcaaaaatgtaacatgcaattgtttgctgggatgtcagtgaagtaaagaaccgttatcaaagaaaaaatgttgatcaTTTTGTGAAGTAAGATCGTTTTTGAGTGTGCGAAATAATAGGGACATGTGTCGtgtgtccctattatttttcacgTGACTGTATATACAGAAGAATAATGAGATAAGTATAAATCGGTGGTGGTGGAGCCCACTGAAACCAATGAAACGAACAACAAAATAAGacttatgcatgtatgtatgttttgaatTATACACATGCCAGAATGTATAAGaaaagacatatgtacatatgcgagATTCATCAACTTTGtttattatgtttctattttatccctcataaataaaattacaatctATTACATTAcctttgtttgcttttttatacaaaattaaattagaaagcgtcaaaattttgaattttcattacTCTACACTGTTAATGATGTTTTCAATTTATCATACACAATTAatgatattttgaatttatcctTATagtaaccgaaaatattttgcttaaaaaaacatttaaaattttttttaatttcaattcatacGAGAATGTTAATGAAGACCGAAAATTCTTAATTCTACATAAAAATTAGCTGGCACTCTGAATTCTTACAAACTAATTATTCCACCGTTCCAACAAATATCCCCATCTCcatctttgaaaataatagaATTGTTAAGAGCTGAATATGAGTCAGAAAAGGGGAACATATAAGACCGGCTTGCTAAGTAAATAACGAATACTTCGTAAtatcaattcaatttaaaaattaacagttaagtATGAtgcttatttaataattttacatatattgaatttatcataACAAATGTTCTGCCACCATAATATTTGATTAATGCAGttagatacaaatattttataaattcaaaagaaaatcgTTGTTACGAAAgtatttgcttttatatttcACCACTGGAACATCATCATGAAAGCTGAATGACATTCATCAGAATTCATCAAGAAAATGTACGTACTATTCGATGTTGATTGTTACataaatgaattataaattatataatttcagtTATTTATGATATTGCAATAAATTGAGATCAATAAATAGTTTCCGCAAACGattataaactaaatatgtacaaGTACACAAAATATTATGTTTCTGTGAAGTTAATCTCagcataatttatatttacaattaaaatacaGATGAATTTTAGTTCAGTTaagtcgaacttctataacttaaAGATCTTTATAAATCgaattcttgaattggcaatagcgtttagaagtcaaatttccgtccataactcgaagttctccataactcgaattcttgaattggcaatagaagtcaaattttatataagttccataaatcgaacttttcgaccaggacataatacaaaatttaaaatttttctatcgatGCAGAGTTTTAAAAAAGTTCCTATTATATCGTATGTAGGCgatgaaaaaatatgataaatattgcTCCTAACACTTGCCAACTAAAACTGGAGATCGTGTGAGCATGAATCTTATGAGAGTATCACGTAAATTAAACCTAGAAATcgatgtgtttttgtttttttttccatgaaattaatCACCTGTTCTCTTTGTCAACCACATTAGGAAAcactaaaaaataaactaatcaaaatttaaaatattcttcaaattattaaaaatccaTTCCAAACATTGTTaatgtcaaataagtacccggaaatctTGGGCCAAAACgtttgaaatgttgaaaaaaaacatttgtatgttATACTTGTATAATACATTCTGTCatataagtacccggaaattctcattatgaatggataaaaatattgaacaaagagtttgtgtgaaattttgtgttgcaAGCGAAATTTCTTCtgccaaaacgttggaaatgttgaaaaaacatttggtgactcaaccatgtcgaaaactcaagtttacgattggtataaatcgttcaaagaggggcatataaaaatcgcaacgcacacaaaaggttgacttgttcctaatgacgccgtaaacaaactaaatgacacatagcaataaaaattcacagactagtggctgacagttgtgccaacctggggaaaaaaattgaaatattctcagcgggaaaatttaaaatgagaatttccggatacttatttgacagaatttatcatagcaataaaaattcacagactagtggctgacagttgtgccaacctggggaaaaaaattgaaatattctcagcgggaaaatttaaaatgagaatttccggatacttatttgacagaatttatCATCTATCATTTCTATACAATTCCTAACAATTACGATGGTCTTAATGTACAATTTGTGACGTCATTCGAAGCAAACA
This portion of the Zeugodacus cucurbitae isolate PBARC_wt_2022May chromosome 3, idZeuCucr1.2, whole genome shotgun sequence genome encodes:
- the LOC105211493 gene encoding nuclear receptor coactivator 2 isoform X7, producing the protein MEKNVIRYGQIKARLGPCDLPDSWAPNTNNSNSNISSIVANSRDISSLSAVSKNSSTTAVPLHIENNISSNIVFFKNKSSTTTTAIQSATTFGFSTSSTARATTTTTSCPIYKVPLSSPAAATAAVTVTTASIGSVVTPLGVGLVPSTPTCAPHTGTSTAGTEGLAGVLLSASISAGGSKNSISAQKTISNFQVNNVNDNTNNSGNTSFRSQTLPLQPQQLQLQQQNSSFLHNKHNNQNNNNSSLVKNNNHKNCNNFNLILRQKAAATVSLAAALQNSITMNAVASPISNNPATPTRKIRRKTDPKANLPQSQINKCNNEKRRRELENNYIEQLSEFLQLNKRGDTASTKPDKAAILNQVVKTYREFCDKGQSRDISSATSTTAPSALNSTTPNNNNSNSTSKSNDNRNNTASTRCLRCATDNCSIHPVQQGDVSSTEPPLPEPSLLNGQVPEISAYFEALEHYLSSVDWVLLQVTADGIIESCTQNIRELIGYDKQELYRKPLYQYLHSGDHAKLDPIINNMPYGVSGNGTGDIGCGSGSQSGWNDLEDSGTNSQHSTASLGPGSAKIKRNIAAKVRMLVKDLRSATQTSMSHQNDPLDQKTVGQQIHPEKYEEVMLLATPMKDDGDTTSSILCLITRPEDEPAIQHVQPQAIEHLTFKLDVHGKILNLDATALREPYRQHLSSWLGRLLQDLCHPQDLNALKSHLREVQESAASVHLMNSPAAHSPGGTPATLINPPIANVMSRPFRLRFGAPDVYVHVKANSRLFLNQSQTEGDYIMSLQTILNTDNDIGGGGIGGLNIGSIGNSNIMPSSSLSTMSPTPSLVSPLSLPLDSLVNNNSSCSSSSASALASVSSGAHMLGGLVGGGGMPPHSTQTTNVGGPLMTSAVINGTGGGTQRNNPAVATSASTSNNSTLVNSFTASPAGPEATIFYSSDPFDFDLAHSSFEMDATGWTDSRPNSRASVTTPVSTPRPPSAGHGFSPAVCASPSTPYQLSSHSAASLPSPQSNTSQPSSAGPGVSGGPFGFGFPTFETSDKNNDKEHMNAGINSSGSMSGNNSGPPGSSSGALSGSANLPNGGPPLLTTVTNMSQVSAQPNPPQPESERLRHLLTNKSHSMTSGMNTGDGDKDHLNLRHKLLNEKSEDDDGKGPSLGRQSELMRQLQKDDGHFSHSHGHSHGQHHSKDMSQEDLLKSLKYQGDPTTRKRSLNEPDDGILAKRESDRPSKLRESNKMLASLLENPPKNPIVTVPPQVKTIPDIAPSASRGNSALGVMSVSAPNSLGGMPPKSGTMTTTSSISAGNSVGGVGRSSSIRKQYSDTYLTLQHQQQLHLQQQQQQQQCLGNIQRPSHQQPTQLSQPPINFASSDAFGTSLHNTTATSGTANVTASIVTSQASSQLAGPSGADGDSELSKILDSVMDYVSDDGPFVSAPTPTALSGLTQQEINERMAINAIQNSLMVETSQLQQQQHHQQQPQPPAYPGNVMGGGSGGGTGSGLSQQQHQLQLQHHLQMLQRQQAAIGGNQQSTQVQQMLEVLRVNANQSFQRPPPMYSASRNRGPMNAVTTPGGSVLPAHQQYRIRQQQQQQQQQKERLLQQQQKQQLLVPESATARTDQLCLNPNINNIGSLLNNTVAPNVALSRTNLPPDSQLSPNFAQNLLQQQQLSPGQRNAPFSPQSNAGYASQFSQSGQRLSPHHQHHISQQQQQVNAQQQQQMSFQAAQAANANVAPQLSPRQPPFTGGPGNVQSQTGMPNTSSQQWNAGGNVSTASVQLSGNLTTQRSHSLQQHNPMLSAQLQGVSSYTTRPYQNQRRSLNSPNGGGVSGNAVASNIGTNVSLQRQNSFQGGESSGFGGTSNSPSPQSPYGGSSSNVFQQQQMQRMQRQSSVPQTTQHLPGSPRPFSANVNHENIVGTSGNGAATSLGINGGVSVGGSVGIVGFGGMMYKNMQHAAHAAPQQTQNDFYGRVQAAGNAANSSDFVKQELRAVVSVRAQQQAAAAGGAGASSGGNGVPGGGGGNGGPGGLRITSTPQSPLSSAQQGPMSGGSSGGLNSTNSLSMQQHQSGSIGTGVSQNTLLNTPPDPSMNFTFDAQDFFGSNVTR